A portion of the Parasteatoda tepidariorum isolate YZ-2023 chromosome 5, CAS_Ptep_4.0, whole genome shotgun sequence genome contains these proteins:
- the LOC139425623 gene encoding uncharacterized protein: MFSLRKPGPTGTSRATSFRTDNVSKFHENLELTLQRKNFSGSKIFNLGESGLTTVHVPPKVIAGKRVKQELQMTPGMLGKLITIISALNAIGNSVPPFLIFLRKFFKHHMLNGAPLGTIGAANPRVIDFCKENRIIVLTLPPHTSHKLQALDRTAFSSVKKHYNIGCNKWMLAHAGRPIKIYDIAESVGIAYTISLIPKNIVSGFQVNGIYPFNRDVFDDILTFLSAIVSDTPIPSTSLFMQNMNESLVSDSLLTIIPE; the protein is encoded by the exons ATGTTTTCACTTCGAAAACCAGGACCAACTGGTACTTCTCGAGCCACCAGCTTCAGAACGGACAATGTGAGCAAGTTTCacgaaaatttagaattaactCTCCAACGTAAGAACTTTTCaggtagtaaaatttttaatcttggCGAGTCAGGGCTCACAACTGTTCATGTACCACCAAAAGTTATAGCTGGAAAAAGAGTAAAGCAGGAGTTGCAAATGACACCAGGAATGCTTGGTAaacttataacaattatttctgctttaaatGCCATTGGTAATTCAGTGCCACCATTTTTGATTTTCcttagaaagttttttaaacatcatatgCTAAATGGGGCACCCCTTGGTACCATTGGGGCTGCAAATCCACGTG TCATTGATTTCTgtaaagaaaatagaattattgTGCTCACTTTGCCACCTCACACAAGTCATAAACTGCAGGCTTTGGATCGTACCGCATTCAGTTctgttaaaaaacattataatattgGTTGTAATAAATGGATGCTTGCACATGCTGGAAGGCCTATAAAAATCTATGATATTGCTGAATCTGTAGGCATAGCATATACTATTTCCTTAATACCAAAGAATATTGTTTCTGGTTTTCAAGTAAATGGAATCTATCCCTTTAATCGAGATGTATTTGATGacattcttacatttttatcagcTATTGTGAGTGATACGCCAATTCCATCAACAagtttatttatgcaaaatatgaaTGAGTCCCTAGTAAGCGATTCGCTTCTGACAATAATACCTGAATGA
- the LOC107451296 gene encoding zinc finger protein 845, with product MFTESSNSCSNEPSVTNHSSDDVKEKPYSCHICCKSFAQNSHFVSHIRVHTGEKPYICNVCQKSFSQKNNLTTHSLLHTGNKSYSCNICVKSFFRKSQLTSHSVVHTGHKPYSCDKCDKSFSQRCHLTTHSFVHIEEKPYSCHICYKTFSQTCHLISHIRIHTGEKPYLCTVCNKSFSQKSQLNTHSLLHTGKKTYTCSICNKSFARKSQLISHSFVHGGEKSFSCNVCDKSFSQKSQLTTHSFAHIDEKPYSCHTCCKSFSQKCHLDSHIRVHTGEKPYSCSMCNKSFSQKSQLTSHSLLHIGKKPYSCSICNKSYYRKSQLISHSYVHSGEKPFSCNICSKSFSQKSHLTSHSFSHMEVKLYSCSVCDKKFSQIGQLNVHNRIHTDAKPYSCNICNKSFSQKSNLTTHSFLHTGRKPFSCTICNKSFARKFQLTSHSLVHVEEKPYSCKICNKSFNQETHLTRHSLIHTGENLHSCSICNKSFLTKSAVLKHSIVHTGEKPYSCSLCNKSYAHKSQLTTHSVVHTGEKPYSCHICNKRFSSSSVLYVHKRIHVNVKPFSCNICDKSFSTNSELTKHSIVHTNEKPYSCSICNKSFSRQYCLTKHNLVHTVQTAKELHFCNICNRKFSRKNHLTQHNKFVHADNKI from the coding sequence ATGTTTACTGAAAGTTCTAATAGCTGCTCGAATGAACCTTCTGTGACAAATCACAGCTCTGATGATGTTaaagaaaaaccttattcttgtcaTATATGTTGTAAAAGTTTTGCTCAAAATAGTCATTTTGTTTCACACATTCGTGTTCATACCGGAGAAAAACCTTATATTTGTAATGTatgtcaaaaaagtttttctcaaaaaaataatttaactactCACAGTCTTCTTCATACAGGTAATAAATCTTATTCTTGCAATATATGTGTTAAGAGTTTTTTTCGTAAATCTCAATTAACTTCTCATAGTGTGGTTCACACTGGTCATAAACCTTATTCTTGtgataaatgtgataaaagtttttctcaaaGGTGTCATTTAACTACTCATAGCTTTGTTCATATTGaagaaaaaccttattcttgcCATATTTGTTATAAGACTTTTTCTCAAACTTGTCATTTAATTTCTCATATTCGCattcatactggtgaaaagCCTTATTTGTGTActgtatgtaataagagtttttctcaaaaaagtcAGTTAAATACTCACAGTCTTCTTCATACTGGTAAAAAAACTTACACTTGTAgcatatgtaataagagttttgcTCGAAAATCTCAGTTAATTTCTCACAGTTTTGTTCATGGTGgggaaaaatctttttcttgcAATGTGTGCGATaagagtttttctcaaaaaagtcAGCTAACTACTCATAGTTTTGCCCATATTGatgaaaaaccttattcttgtcaTACATGTTGCaagagtttttctcaaaaatgtcatttagaTTCTCATATTCGTGTTCATACGGGAGAAAAACCATATTCTTGTTCTAtgtgtaataagagtttttctcaaaaaagtcAATTAACTAGTCATAGTCTTCTTCACATTGgaaaaaaaccttattcttgtagcatATGTAACAAGAGTTATTATCGTAAATCTCAATTAATTTCTCATAGTTATGTTCATAGTGgtgaaaaacctttttcttgtaatatatgtagtaagagtttttctcaaaaaagtcATTTAACTTCTCATAGCTTTAGTCATATGGAGGTAAAACTTTATTCTTGTAGTGTAtgtgataaaaagttttctcaaatagGTCAATTAAATGTCCACAATCGTATTCACACTGATGCAAAACCCTATTcttgtaatatatgtaataaaagcttttctcaaaaaagtaatttaactaCTCACAGTTTTCTGCATACAGGGAGAAAACCTTTTTCTTGTACCATATGCAATAAGAGTTTTGCtcgtaaatttcaattaacttcTCACAGTCTGGTTCATGTTGaagaaaaaccttattcttgcaaaatatgtaataagagttttaatCAAGAAACTCATTTAACTAGGCACAGCCTCATTCACACTGGTGAAAATCTTCATTCTTGTAgcatatgtaataagagtttctTAACAAAAAGTGCTGTATTAAAACACAGCATTGtacatactggtgagaaaccttattcttgtagcttatgtaataaaagttatgcTCATAAGAGTCAGTTAACGACTCACAGTgttgttcatactggtgagaaaccttattcttgtcaCATATGCAACAAGCGTTTTTCATCAAGTTCTGTTTTATATGTACATAAGCGTATTCATGTTAATGTGAAACCTTTTTCTTGTAATATAtgtgataaaagtttttcaacaaaCAGTGAATTAACTAAACATAGCATTGTCCATACAAAcgaaaaaccttattcttgtagcatCTGTAATAAAAGCTTTTCAAGGCAATATTGTTTAACTAAACACAATCTTGTACATACTGTCCAAACTGCGAAAGAacttcatttttgtaatatatgcaatagaaaattttctcGGAAAAATCACTTAACTCAGCATAATAAATTTGTTCAtgctgataataaaatttag
- the LOC139425685 gene encoding gastrula zinc finger protein XlCGF57.1-like, which yields MCSERVQISSDSDFQNSSATHDILNSDENRCVICNKTYANKSILITHTLIHTGEKKFSCSICNKRFSKKSNLINHMNVHTGEKPFSCHICNRSFAFKSNLVSHSFLHTGEKPHSCHICDKRFSLKSVLKKHIYVHTGEKPYTCNICNRGFSQRSSLKTHGFVHTGERPFSCKICNKSFSTQSDLTKHNFVHTGEKPHSCTVCGKSFSQKSKLVTHSFIHTGEKRYSCDICNKMFIAKNQLNNHNFIHTGEKPFTCSICNKSFSIKSVLNNHIRIHTRENSEKNSVPVPTPQCSPSVKDVQEVSEERLTGNITGKAEEISILEPAPQCSANLEGGKISKKAKKISTSVTASSFEGKLVGNITESVKTER from the coding sequence ATGTGTAGTGAACGAGTTCAAATTTCTTCAGattcagattttcaaaattcttctgCAACCcatgatattttgaattctgaTGAAAATCGCTGTGTCATATGCAATAAGACCTATGCcaacaaaagtattttgattACACACACTCTTATTCATACgggtgaaaaaaagttttcttgtagcatatgtaacaaaagattttctaaaaaaagcaaTCTAATAAATCACATGaatgttcatactggtgaaaaacctttttcttgtCACATATGCAACAGGAGTTTTGCATTCAAGAGTAACTTAGTGTCTCATAGTTTTcttcatactggtgaaaaaccaCATTCTTGTCATATATGTGATAAAAGATTTTcactaaaaagtgttttaaagaaACACATTTATGTTCATACAGGAGAAAAACCTTATACATGTAATATTTGCAATAGGGGTTTTTCCCAGAGAAGTAGTTTAAAAACTCATGGTTTTGTTCATACTGGAGAAAGgcctttttcttgtaaaatttgtaataagagtttttcaacaCAAAGTGATTTaactaaacataattttgtccatactggtgaaaaaccaCATTCTTGTACAGTATGTGGAaagagtttttctcaaaaatctaaattagtGACTCATTCCTTTATCCATACTGGTGAAAAACGTTATTCTTGtgatatttgtaataaaatgtttatagcaaaaaatcagttaaataatCACAACTTTATCCATACTGGGGAAAAACCTTTTACTTGTAGCATATGTAATAAAAGCTTCTCAATTAAGAGTGTATTAAATAATCACATACGCATTCATACTCGTGAAAATTCTGAGAAGAATTCCGTTCCAGTACCTACTCCACAATGCTCACCGAGTGTTAAGGATGTGCAGGAAGTGTCAGAAGAGAGACTGACAGGGAATATCACTGGAAAGGCTGAGGAAATTTCCATTCTGGAACCTGCACCACAATGCTCAGCAAATCTTGAGGGTGGGAAAATCTCGAAAAAGGCTAAAAAGATTTCCACATCAGTAACAGCATCAAGTTTCGAAGGGAAACTGGTAGGGAATATCACTGAATCAGTCAAAACCGAAAGGTAA